In the Agromyces flavus genome, CTTTCCGGCCGTGCTTCCATTCTCCGCTCCATCGCGCCCGACCTCGACCCGCTGTCGGAATTCTCCAAGCGCTTTCTCAGCGGTGGCAAGCGGTTCCGGGCGCAGTTCTGCCTGCGCGGTTGGGAAGCGGTGCGGGGATCGTCGGGCGATCAATCGGATGACGCGTCGACCGCGGAACGAGCGGCCGCCGTGTCCGCGTCCGCGGCGCTCGAGGTGTTCCATGCGGCGGCGCTCGTGCACGACGACCTCATCGACAACTCCGACACGCGTCGCGGCGCGCCATCCGCCCACCGCGTCTTCGAGTCGCGCCACGCCGATTCGGCCTGGGCCGGCAGCGCACCCGACTACGGCCGCGCCACCGCGGTGCTCCTCGGCGACCTGCTGCTCGGCTGGAGCGACGAGTTGCTCGACGACGGGCTCGCGGCACTGCCGACCCAAGCGGCGCGCGCCGCCAGGCTCGAGTTCAATCGCATGCGCACCGAGGTCACGGTGGGTCAGTACCTCGACATCCTCGAGGAGCGGGCGTGGGTCGCGATGCCAGATGATGCGCAGCGCGAACGTGCCGAGCGCGTCGTGGTGTTCAAGTCCGCCAAGTACAGCATCGAGGCGCCGCTGGTGATCGGCGGCGCGATCGCGGGGGGCTCGCCGGCCGAGCTCGATGCGCTCCGTGCGTTCGGCCTGCCGCTCGGCATCGCGTTCCAGCTCCGCGACGACCTGCTCGGCGTCTACGGGGATCCGTCGGTGACCGGCAAGCCGGCGGGCGACGACCTGCGCGAGGGCAAGCGCACGGTGCTCGTCGCCATCGCGCGGGAACGCCTGTCGTCGCCGGAGCGGCAGCTGCTCGACGACCTCCTCGGCGACCCCGATCTCGACGAGGAGCAGGTGCGCTCGCTGCAGCAGGCGCTGCGGGACTGCGGAGCGGTCGACGAGGTCGAGCGGATCATCGCGATGCGCACCGAGGAGGCGAACCGTGCGCTGGAGGCCGCGAAGCTCGACCGGGACGCCTCGATCGCGCTGGCCGATCTCGCCGGCGCGGTGACCCGGCGGGTCAGCTGAGCCGGCGACCGGCCCTCAGGCGAGTGCCTGGGCGACGCGGCGCACCTCGGACTTGCGGCCGGCGTGGAGCGCCGCGATCGGGGTCGTGCCGAGGCTGTCCTCCTCGGCGAGCAACCACTCGAGCGCCTCGGCGTCGCTGAAGCCCGCATCGGCGAGCACGATCGCGGTGCCGTGCAGCTCGGGAAGCGGCGCATCGTCGCGCAGGAACGCCGCGGGCACCTTGAGGACGCCGTCGACCCGGGTCGCGAGCAGGTAGCGCTCGTCGATCAGGCGACGGATGCGGCTCGGGGTCTGCCCGAGGCGCTCGACGAGGTCGGGAACGGTCAGCCACTCGGTCTGCTGGGCGTCGGTCACGCGTACAGACTGCCACGCGGCCGCATCCCGAGGGAACCGCCCGACGGCGAGGCGCGGCGACGCGCGCGGATGTGTTTGACTCGCCCGCACCTCGGTGAGACGGTGACCGCATCCGCTCGATGCGGAGGGGGAACATGGACCAGCACCGGGAAGCGACGTCCACCGGCCGGGAGGTCGGACGCCCCGAGCCCGCGTCGGGCGGACGCCGACGCCGAGGCGTCCGCCGCCTCCTCGCGCTCCCCGTCGCCGTGGCCGGCGCCGTCGCCGTCACGCTCGGGATCGTCCAACCGGCCGCCGCCGCGCCCCAGACCGTCAAGCGCCAGCCGAAGCCCAGGGCACTCTCGGGTGCGCCCGCCGCGGTCGAGGCGACGAGCACCAGCGCGGCAACCGACGTCCCGGCGGAGGTGACGGTGCAGGAG is a window encoding:
- a CDS encoding polyprenyl synthetase family protein gives rise to the protein MVPAPRLVDLVNERLEDFLSGRASILRSIAPDLDPLSEFSKRFLSGGKRFRAQFCLRGWEAVRGSSGDQSDDASTAERAAAVSASAALEVFHAAALVHDDLIDNSDTRRGAPSAHRVFESRHADSAWAGSAPDYGRATAVLLGDLLLGWSDELLDDGLAALPTQAARAARLEFNRMRTEVTVGQYLDILEERAWVAMPDDAQRERAERVVVFKSAKYSIEAPLVIGGAIAGGSPAELDALRAFGLPLGIAFQLRDDLLGVYGDPSVTGKPAGDDLREGKRTVLVAIARERLSSPERQLLDDLLGDPDLDEEQVRSLQQALRDCGAVDEVERIIAMRTEEANRALEAAKLDRDASIALADLAGAVTRRVS
- a CDS encoding Rv2175c family DNA-binding protein, whose product is MTDAQQTEWLTVPDLVERLGQTPSRIRRLIDERYLLATRVDGVLKVPAAFLRDDAPLPELHGTAIVLADAGFSDAEALEWLLAEEDSLGTTPIAALHAGRKSEVRRVAQALA